ttaaaggagtcataaaacaaaacaaaacaaaacaaaaatgctattgcacataattttgttttttacatttttttctcctgttaaATACTTTATTGTTTCACCTCTTCAGGCCCCCCAAAAATATCTGAGAAGGTCTAACTCCACAGCACATAAACATGTACAACATGTGATAAGGGATTGGAAGCAAGGTTGGGAAACACTGGTTTGAACTTATAGGGCCCTCAAAGTTCAGGTAAATCATAAACATCTAAAAGAATATGTAAACAGAACCATCTATCAGGGATTTGTAACCTACAGTACAGGTCACCTACACTCTAACCTAAATGTACCTGATATCAGTGATGCtatgacttaaaaaaaagttgatattttCTGAGCTTGTTTGTTGTGGGACTTGCCAAACAAGTCCTTGTTATTGAAGTGTCAGGTTTTCTCTCCTTTGAGACTTATCTCATACCTGTGTAAACAGAGCCCAAAAGGGCGGGGAGATAATTAGTAACCCTATAGGAGACATTCCTCGGTGAGGTTAACCCATAAACACCACTGTCCCAGGCTCAGTCAGAGGACTACCATcaacagaagagaaaatgtcTCCTTTGGAAGATTtagttttcttcctcttctccagtCCTACCACTCTGTTGGGGGCTGTTGCTGTCCTGCTCATCCTCCGTCTTGTCTTCAGTAGTTTCACCTCCCAGGAAATAGGGAAAGAGCCTCCAGGACCGAGGCCTCTGCCCCTGCTTGGCAACCTGTTGCAGCTTGATCTCAAGAGACCCTACAAAACCCTGTGTGAGGTAAGTGTAGCACTCCTAATATGAACATAACCCATTTTGTAACATGTTGCAATCTATTTTAATGTCctttcatttatacatttttgcaaTAATCAATGTTCTTACATTATCTCTGATATAtgttattgcattttttttcttccagcttTCAAAACAACATGGATCTGTATTTACGGTTTACTTTGGAACCAAGAAAGTGGTGGTGTTGGCTGGATACAAGACAGTCAAAGAGGCTCTGGTCAGCTATGCAGAAGAGTTTGGAGACCGAGACATTTCCCCCATTTTTTATGACACCAGTGGAGGTCATGGTATGACCCTCCTTTATTAAACCTTTAATATATGTTTGCATTTCAGCACAAAAAGAAATACTAGACATGAACACTTAGAGCACAAgtaaaatcacaaatcacattGTATTTaccatctttttaaaaatctaattctGATGAGTGTTAGACATATAAGACTAGTACAGATTACTTCTAACTTGCGTGTCATGTTTAATAGGAATTCTGTTTGCAAATGGAGAATCCTGGAAAGAGATGAGACGTTTTGCTCTCTCCACCCTGAGAGACTTTGGGATGGGCAAAAGAGTTGCTGAGGATAAAATCTTAGAGGAATGCTGCCATCTGATTCAATTGTTTGACGAGTATAAAGGTACAGAATTAATATGTGTGCGTGATAATAACATGACACAGTGTCctgatatataaaaataaaacaatacgGGTTGGAGATGAAGAGCTCCTCATCATGAGGAAGAGTGGTATTTTGTCTAGTGGGTCTTTTATTTTCCATAACAGCACACCTCTGAGTGCATTATTGTGCTCATGTCATGGTCACTTACACAGAAAgaaatgcttattttttttgAATAGTAGAAGACTGCAgtttaaaacatcatcatggTGTGTTACCATATGTACTGACTATGTTTGAGTTGTCATATCAATCAGTCAGAAACCAAATCTTATGTTTTataatgtctttgtttcttgctttctttttacAGGGAAACCATTTGATACAACATGTCCAGTGAATTATGCAACATCCAATATTATCTCCTCTATCGTGTATGGAAGCAGATTTGAATACAGTGACCCTCGATTCAAAAACTTGGTGAGACGAGCCAACGAGAACATACGCATTACTGGTTCTGCACCAATCCAGGTAAACTTAATGTTTGGTTTTTGACTCAATAGCATCCAAATGCTGAATATATACGAGTCTGTAATGAGATCATTCCATGTAATACATCATGAAATATGTGCTTTTAAACTCACATGGATGGCACATagataacacacacaataaatcttactgtttgtgttaaaatatccagaatgtatattttcattttatatgtttgcaTGAAATTTTGCATGCatgaaatgtatctgtttgGATTTTTGATTGGTTTATACTTAAATATTCTTAAATCTGTACTATTTTTACTATTATGTCACAGCTTTACAACATGTTTCCCCGACTGGTCAGTTGGATAAAAAACCGGCAActgatattaaaaaatgttgagatGACTCTCAGAGATGTTAAAGATTTAATCAAGCATCTGAAAGAGACACTGAACCCTCACATATGCAGGGGACTGGTGGACTGTTTTCTGATTCGAAAGCAGAAAGAGGAGGTATGACAACAACTTTGGTGTTTTTCAGCTAACAAAAGATACAACAATGCTTCACAGgtctgttttataataatacGTGGGATGGATGTTCTTTCTCTTAGGACTCACACATTATAGACACTCACTACCATGAGGAGAACTTGATATTTACAGTGACAAACCTGTTTGCTGCTGGTACTGACACCACAGCAACTACACTGAGATGGGGTTTGCTGCTTATGGCCAAATATCCACAAATACAAGGTAAGGACAGAGACCAAGCATTTGAATCTTTCTTCACAggtgtgcatttatgttttcACCAGTTAATGGTCTGAAATACTTGACAAAGAGCAGGACAAAGGAATATGTATGCTTCTCATATACTCATGAATACATGTAGGTTTGTGAACAGAAAAATGCAGGCAAAGAACATTCTTAGTTTGTGTCTCCAGACAAGGTCCAGGACGAGTTGAGCAGGGTGGTTGGAAGCCGCCAGATCCGAGTAGATGACCGAAAAAACCTGCCGTACACTGACGCCGTCATTCATGAGACACAGAGACTCGCCAGCATTGTCCCCATGTCAATTCCTCACAAAACTAGCCGAGACGTCACTTTCCAGGGTTACTTCATCAAAAGGGTCAGTTATTCAAAGCTGTTTCACTACTTTCCAGCATGAATTTGTGGATACATTCATCCACCTctgaaaacagttaaaacagagCTTTGGTTCTAAGACTTTACAGAGCCTAATAGACCTGTTCTCTTCTTTTGCATACAGGGGACTattgtgtttcctctgcttaCTTCTGTCCTGTATGATGAGAGTGAATGGGAGAGCCCACACACTTTCAACCCTTCCCACTTCCTGGATAAGGAGGGTAAATTTATCAGGAGAGATGCCTTCATGGCCTTTTCTGCAGGTAAAGCAACTTTGCAGAGTTTTTATTCTCAAAGAATTGTAGAGTCTTTATTCTCGGGCAGGAATGATCAAGTTTAACTTTTTGCCACTTTTCATTCTTACAGGTCGCAGAGTTTGTCTTGGAGAGAGTCTGGCCAAGATGgagctcttcctcttcttcaccacCCTCCTCCAGCGCTTTCGTTTCACTCCTCCACCTGCAGTGACAGAGGATGACCTGGATCTGACTCCTGCTGTGGGCTTCGTCCTCGGTCCTTCACCTCATGAGCTGTGTGCCGTGAGTCGACAATGAGGTGGTTTCATCACTGCTTGTGGCAATGGCTTGACAACTGTTTTACTTCACACAGGCAGTAACTTCATTACTTGCATGTTCACCACCTTGATTTACATACTGAGTAGCCCCATCCTCAAGACCAGGATCAGTAAACAATGGCCATATACCGTCAAGAGACAGTTTTAATCAGTCATTTGAGACAGCTGTTATGGTATTGGTTAATGTCCAGCCTAAATGTATGTGTTAGTTATGTACACAATAGTCCAAACAGCTTGTTGGAATTTGGGTGTATATGCACTTTTGTAGTATAGAATTGCAGTCGGCCATATTCCTGCCACTGTCgatcattttcacaattttcactGGTTTGATTtgttatatactatatatttaccatttattttGCAGCAAATGACAGAAATCgtgtaatttaatgtaaatagACACCTGCTTGTTCAGATTAATGATCATCcaaaattacaataaaagtaAGCTATATTTATATTCCAATAACAGCTATTTTAGCATTGtccctgttttctttctctaaaAGTCCTGACATACTAttgttttcagggttttttggTGGATAGATagacaaaaagtgtatttaacATGGAAGTATGGTAataaagagggactttggcactaaaagtactaatgttgaaagatatctactgtatttcacaatttgaacagctgaagcttcatatcagcttcataaacttttaaatcaatttttgcacaggaggactgtggattttggccccccatcactttcattgtaagtgcattataaaaGGGATCTTTAAATggctagtatgaacaggaggaatgattatggtaAGAAGAACCGTTGTTGTTCAGGGCTTTTGTTTTAGCATAGGTGAGGAGGTCACATAGGGTGCCAGCAGCTGGAGGGCGgccaaagaggaggaagaaatatTGTGCAATTCATTTCAGATGCCTTATTTACAGTTAAATCTCACTCACATCCAATGCACctcttacattaaaaaaaaacaaaaaaaaaaaaacacaccttgTCGCCGCAGTGGTCAACGGAGTTAAACTAACACAATTTCAGTTAAGTTGCCAGACAACGCCACCTTGGGAATTTTACCCAAAGAATTATCACTATTATCAATAGGACACAGGTTCATTTACTGGAGGCAAGAGAAAACGTGGTTCGATACTTACAAAATAGTACACTTTattaatacaatttaaaatgacaacacATTCATATCAGaagcgggggggggggactaAATTAAACGCCCAGACACACgtgacagtcacacacactttgtGAAAGTCACCCATGATCCCAGGGAAGACACTACACACAAAAGGGAGGGTCACAGCGACACACACTCAGTGCTGCTTTGACGGACCAAAACTCCCGGACTGGAAGTGACGAGATGGGGGAGCGCAAGAGGAAGAGACAGGGGAAGACTGCCACCTTTATATAAAGCTGAACCAATGACCGCCACCAGGTGGAATCAATTATAAATAGCACCCTCTATGCTGCTACATCCTGATAGTGAGAGGAGGCTACAGGCACACTCTGTAGACTGAGACTTCATTGGAGGTTGGAGGACAGTCACGCAGTTCTACCTTTAACCTGCAGGCTGCTGCTTACTTTGTGGTTTATTTGCTCTGACTGCTGTGAAATAATAATTTTCCGGTAAGTCCTGTTCCTTTTAAGTAGTATAATATGATCCACAGCAGGATAATTCATAACCAGGATGTGGAAAATACCATTATGTGCAGTACAGTATATAAGTATAACCATGGATGGATTTAGTGATCTGGGGGCTCTAGGCAAACTCAGTAATGGGGCCTCCTTCATGCCTTTCGTAGGTGTTTGTGCACTCAAATAGCTTCATGATTTCAAGGggggaattatgaattattattgtgcaacactcaaaaatgaaattattccTCTAGCAACATAACCCATATGTATAACAAAagggaaatagtcctccttgttggccacacaagagaggtcaattggaattatgattgttattgaTATAAATTATGATTTTGCGAGGGCAtaggtcttttaaggttaagtcACTGAGTTGCAAGcacaagaaaatacaacaaGTCAAATCAACAGTTCAACAGCTTAGTTCTGAATTGCCACTGAAATTGCAAATTATGATATCGCCAGGGTTTAAGCAAGTTGATGAAGGTTTTGTAGGAATACTTCCTCGCTCCCTTGAGTGGCTTCTCACGGAGAATGGAGTTCGATGTGCTGgggtgagaagctggaatctggATCTTGCGATGATCAGTAAGTTGCCCAGTCCAGATTTGAAAAGTTCTCATTGGAAGACAGCTCCTAGTTTATGCTCTCCTAGTCTTGATCCTTAACTAGAGTTTGAGGTTTCAGCCCCTATTTTTCAGGATCACATCCTCAGACTAGCAAACAGCTAGTCTTCAACCAGCATGGCAAAAAGCAAGGGCCAAAAgtaagaaaagcaaaaaagcaaaagcatgAATTGTCAGATAAGATATTATCTCAAATTTTCATtgggtgacacacacacatatactaaCATACAATATTAATTTCCCTTAGACAAAATCTAAGACTACATTTGGAAGTCCATGTCTTTTACAGTTCTTTGTTTTCCTTGATCTGGCTGCAAACAGCAGGGATCCAGGCCATGTgctacatttgtgtgtgtgtgtgtgtgtgtgtgtgtgtgtgtgtgtgtttgtgttcctaGAGGTGAGTTTATGTCAGCAAGTGGTGGGTTGATGTTTATCCACGTCGTACTATCAGCTCACACTGGGGTGTCAATTGGTCTTGCTTGCTTGAAGTTTGTTGCTTGCAGGATCAAAGgtggtttgggtcagtggtctggttcAGTGACCATGCAGGAGATGAGGGGTTCCTTATCTGATCCTTTCTGTTTGCAGGGTGCTGTTTAGATGGTCTAACATAGTTTAGATGGTGTAACATAGTCTGTTAAAAGTGAAAGACTTGTGTGGCATAAATCATGTTGAGCAGGGGGGCTCTCTCATTGGGGATGAAGACCATTCAATTTGGCCATTTTTGACATATGACATATATCTGTGCTGTGGAACTCCtctatcttctctctctctctctctctctgtgtgtctgcgtgtgtgtgcatgtgtgagtacATGTTtctgagtgtctgtgtgtatataggtAAAATTGAGCTGAACTTCATATGAAGGACATAAATGTGTGGGGGAGTGTAGCATGTATACTcaatgatgtttttcttttacttcacAGAAAATAAGCCAAGGCCATGAAGTTTCAGGTTGAAAAATTGTTTCCTtgtatcatttttcttttagtaaAATTTTGAAATGAATCAATTTGATCTGAAAACCATGTAAAGgttaagtctgttttttt
The genomic region above belongs to Thunnus albacares chromosome 17, fThuAlb1.1, whole genome shotgun sequence and contains:
- the LOC122966197 gene encoding cytochrome P450 2K1-like, with amino-acid sequence MSPLEDLVFFLFSSPTTLLGAVAVLLILRLVFSSFTSQEIGKEPPGPRPLPLLGNLLQLDLKRPYKTLCELSKQHGSVFTVYFGTKKVVVLAGYKTVKEALVSYAEEFGDRDISPIFYDTSGGHGILFANGESWKEMRRFALSTLRDFGMGKRVAEDKILEECCHLIQLFDEYKGKPFDTTCPVNYATSNIISSIVYGSRFEYSDPRFKNLVRRANENIRITGSAPIQLYNMFPRLVSWIKNRQLILKNVEMTLRDVKDLIKHLKETLNPHICRGLVDCFLIRKQKEEDSHIIDTHYHEENLIFTVTNLFAAGTDTTATTLRWGLLLMAKYPQIQDKVQDELSRVVGSRQIRVDDRKNLPYTDAVIHETQRLASIVPMSIPHKTSRDVTFQGYFIKRGTIVFPLLTSVLYDESEWESPHTFNPSHFLDKEGKFIRRDAFMAFSAGRRVCLGESLAKMELFLFFTTLLQRFRFTPPPAVTEDDLDLTPAVGFVLGPSPHELCAVSRQ